The following are encoded in a window of Flavobacterium sp. WC2421 genomic DNA:
- a CDS encoding ABC transporter ATP-binding protein, with translation MANPLIKITNIKRDFVLGEEIVNVLKGIDLQINKGEYVALMGPSGSGKSTLMNLLGCLDTPTSGNYILNGKDVSKMKDDELAEIRNKEIGFVFQTFNLLPRTTALDNVALPMIYAGFSKTDRRARAQEVLTQVGLSDRMDHHPNQLSGGQRQRVAVARALVNSPSIILADEPTGNLDSKTSLEIMKLFNEIHANGNTVILVTHEEEIAEYAHRIIRLRDGMVESDTTK, from the coding sequence ATGGCAAACCCATTAATAAAAATAACCAATATCAAAAGAGATTTTGTACTTGGAGAAGAAATTGTAAATGTTTTAAAAGGCATAGATTTACAAATTAATAAAGGAGAATACGTTGCACTTATGGGACCTTCGGGTTCTGGAAAATCGACCTTAATGAATCTTTTAGGCTGCTTAGACACACCAACGTCTGGAAATTATATTCTTAACGGTAAAGATGTTAGTAAAATGAAAGACGATGAATTAGCCGAAATTCGCAATAAAGAGATTGGCTTTGTCTTTCAAACTTTTAACCTTTTGCCTAGAACAACAGCTCTAGACAATGTGGCTTTACCCATGATTTATGCAGGGTTTTCAAAAACAGATAGAAGAGCTAGAGCACAAGAAGTATTGACTCAAGTTGGATTATCAGATAGAATGGATCACCATCCCAACCAACTTTCTGGTGGACAAAGACAGCGTGTAGCGGTTGCTAGAGCATTGGTAAATAGCCCTTCGATAATACTTGCTGATGAACCTACAGGAAACTTAGACAGTAAAACATCATTAGAAATCATGAAGCTTTTTAATGAGATTCATGCTAATGGTAACACTGTCATCTTAGTTACTCACGAAGAGGAAATTGCTGAATATGCTCATCGCATCATTAGGTTGCGAGATGGAATGGTAGAAAGTGACACTACAAAATAA